One segment of Triticum aestivum cultivar Chinese Spring chromosome 2A, IWGSC CS RefSeq v2.1, whole genome shotgun sequence DNA contains the following:
- the LOC123191269 gene encoding glycosyltransferase BC10 has protein sequence MKQLKPRRVGAGDEEAAAGVVVPLAPRKDYCCWSWSWSWSWSWSSWCLLRAFTLLLVLLTGVLIGFGASANISRYYYYTLLTGTGASSSSSPPSLISSNSPTPPSTLAMSSEQHISQPFMSFVHPGSPEGHSMTDAELFWRASMVPRVEEYPYQRVPKVAFLFLTRGPLPFARLWERFFRGHEGLYSVYVHALPEYVLNVSATSPFYGRQIPSRDVSWGSITLVDAEKRLLANALLDHSNQRFVLVSESCVPVFNFPTVYEYLINSAASYVESYNIDVPQCAGRYNPRMAPDVTEEQWRKGSEWFELSRELAVDIVADRRYYHVFRKHCTPSCYPDEHYIPTYLHLVHGPRNANRTITWVDWSRGGPHPARYGKASVTKEFIQAIRNNGTQCLYNGRPTTVCYLFARKFAPSALGTLINLTTTLLDF, from the coding sequence ATGAAGCAGCTCAAGCCTCGGCGAGTGGGCGCcggggacgaggaggcggcggcgggggtggtGGTGCCGCTGGCGCCGCGCAAGGACTACTGctgctggtcgtggtcgtggtcgtggtcgtggtcgtggtcgtcgTGGTGCCTTTTGAGGGCCTTCACGCTGCTGCTCGTCCTCCTCACGGGCGTGCTCATCGGCTTCGGCGCCAGCGCCAACATCTCCCGCTACTACTACTACACCTTGCTAACGGGCACGGGCGCGTCGTCGTCCAgctcgccgccgtcgctgatctcgAGCAACAGCCCGACGCCGCCGTCGACGCTGGCCATGTCGTCGGAGCAGCACATCAGCCAGCCGTTCATGTCGTTCGTGCACCCGGGGTCGCCGGAGGGGCACTCGATGACGGACGCGGAGCTCTTCTGGCGCGCCTCCATGGTGCCGCGGGTGGAGGAGTACCCGTACCAGCGGGTGCCCAAGGTGGCGTTCCTGTTCCTCACGCGCGGGCCGCTGCCCTTCGCCCGGCTGTGGGAGCGCTTCTTCCGGGGGCACGAGGGGCTCTACTCGGTGTACGTGCACGCGCTGCCGGAGTACGTGCTCAACGTGTCGGCGACGTCGCCCTTCTACGGGCGGCAGATCCCCAGCCGGGACGTGTCGTGGGGCTCCATCACCCTCGTGGACGCCGAGAAGCGGCTGCTCGCCAACGCGCTCCTCGACCACTCCAACCAGCGGTTCGTGCTGGTGTCGGAGAGCTGCGTGCCGGTGTTCAACTTCCCGACGGTGTACGAGTACCTGATAAACTCGGCGGCGAGCTACGTGGAGTCGTACAACATCGACGTGCCGCAGTGCGCGGGGCGGTACAACCCGCGGATGGCGCCGGACGTGACGGAGGAGCAGTGGAGGAAGGGGTCCGAGTGGTTCGAGCTCAGCCGGGAGCTGGCGGTGGACATCGTCGCCGACCGCCGCTACTACCACGTCTTCCGCAAGCACTGCACCCCGTCCTGCTACCCCGACGAGCACTACATCCCGACCTACCTCCACCTGGTGCACGGGCCCAGGAACGCCAACCGGACCATCACATGGGTCGACTGGTCACGCGGCGGCCCGCACCCGGCCCGCTACGGCAAGGCCTCCGTCACAAAGGAGTTCATACAGGCCATACGCAACAACGGCACACAGTGCCTCTACAACGGACGGCCCACAACCGTGTGCTACCTCTTCGCGCGCAAGTTCGCGCCCAGCGCGCTCGGCACGCTCATCAACCTCACCACCACCCTACTCGACTTCTAA